One Streptomyces hundungensis DNA segment encodes these proteins:
- a CDS encoding carbohydrate ABC transporter permease: MAAAAQAPAPAPDVRPHRTRTRTRTRAPRWRTALRYAALVTVLLIMIGPFLWQLSTSFKGTTEDIYTSPPRLLPAHPTFANYGDVADTIPVWDFILNSVKVAVANVATNVIGAAMAGYALARLRFRGRKTAGLVFVLALLVPMEATMLAQFATMRSLELNNTLIAVVLPGCIGAMNVLLMRNAFGALPYEIEEAAVVDGANVWQRFTRIALPAVKGTLAVVAIFSFMGAWDDFLWPLIVLSDSDHFTLTVGLNFLHGTFSNDQRIVAAGTIIAVAPLIVMFACLQRFFFRGVGEGAVKG, translated from the coding sequence ATGGCCGCCGCCGCTCAAGCCCCCGCCCCTGCCCCCGACGTCCGGCCCCACCGGACCCGCACCCGCACCCGCACCCGTGCCCCCCGCTGGCGCACGGCCCTGCGGTATGCGGCACTCGTGACCGTGCTGCTGATCATGATCGGGCCGTTCCTGTGGCAGCTCTCCACCTCGTTCAAGGGCACCACCGAGGACATCTACACCTCACCGCCCCGGCTGCTGCCCGCCCACCCCACCTTCGCCAACTACGGTGACGTCGCCGACACCATCCCGGTCTGGGACTTCATCCTGAACTCGGTGAAGGTGGCCGTCGCCAACGTCGCGACCAATGTGATCGGCGCCGCGATGGCCGGATACGCCCTCGCCCGCCTCCGCTTCCGGGGCAGGAAAACCGCCGGGCTCGTCTTCGTCCTGGCCCTCCTGGTGCCGATGGAAGCCACCATGCTGGCCCAGTTCGCGACCATGCGGAGCCTGGAGCTCAACAACACCCTGATCGCCGTGGTGCTGCCCGGCTGCATCGGCGCGATGAACGTGCTCCTGATGCGCAACGCCTTCGGCGCCCTGCCGTACGAGATCGAAGAGGCGGCAGTCGTCGACGGCGCCAACGTGTGGCAGCGCTTCACCCGCATCGCGCTGCCCGCCGTCAAGGGCACCCTCGCGGTCGTCGCGATCTTCTCCTTCATGGGCGCCTGGGACGACTTCCTGTGGCCCCTGATCGTGCTCTCCGACTCCGACCACTTCACGCTGACCGTGGGCCTGAACTTCCTGCACGGCACGTTCTCCAACGACCAGCGCATCGTCGCCGCGGGCACCATCATCGCCGTCGCCCCGCTGATCGTGATGTTCGCCTGCCTCCAGCGGTTCTTCTTCCGCGGGGTCGGCGAGGGCGCGGTCAAGGGCTGA
- a CDS encoding carbohydrate ABC transporter permease, with protein MSASPSTVAVQGAASRPRAVAPGRRAGRAAGRTHRAFSPWLFLAPGLLITLAFNLYPFLATVWKSFTDARTLTPGTFVGLDNFTALLDDDQFWVALRNSALYVVLVVPCLVFLPLLLALLVQRHIPGIAFFRSAYYTPVVASVVVVALMWVWMLDDRGFINGVLRMVGVDPVPFLSNQWLLLLSSMALTVWKGLGYYMIIYLAALANVPRELHEAAEVDGAGPIRRFVSITMPSVRSTMVLVGALSSVSAFKVFTEVFMIAGPTGGPGGADTTLVMLIQRAGTGLQGRTGYASAMSIVLFLLTLVLMLLVLRADRKDKD; from the coding sequence ATGAGTGCCTCTCCTTCGACCGTCGCCGTCCAGGGGGCCGCGAGCCGCCCGCGCGCCGTGGCCCCCGGGCGGCGCGCGGGTCGCGCCGCCGGCCGTACGCACCGGGCGTTCAGCCCCTGGCTGTTCCTCGCGCCGGGCCTCCTGATCACCCTCGCCTTCAACCTCTACCCGTTCCTCGCCACGGTGTGGAAGTCGTTCACCGACGCCCGCACCCTCACCCCCGGCACCTTCGTCGGCCTCGACAACTTCACGGCGCTCCTGGACGACGACCAGTTCTGGGTCGCCCTGCGCAACAGTGCGCTCTACGTGGTCCTGGTCGTGCCCTGTCTGGTGTTCCTTCCGCTGCTCCTCGCCCTTCTGGTGCAGCGGCACATCCCCGGCATCGCGTTCTTCCGGTCCGCCTACTACACGCCCGTCGTGGCGTCCGTGGTGGTCGTCGCCCTGATGTGGGTGTGGATGCTGGACGACCGCGGCTTCATCAACGGCGTGCTCCGCATGGTGGGCGTCGATCCGGTGCCGTTCCTGTCCAACCAGTGGCTGCTGCTGCTCAGTTCGATGGCCCTGACCGTGTGGAAGGGCCTCGGCTACTACATGATCATTTACCTGGCGGCGCTCGCGAACGTACCGAGGGAACTCCACGAGGCCGCCGAGGTGGACGGCGCCGGGCCGATCCGCCGCTTCGTCTCCATCACCATGCCGTCCGTGCGCTCCACGATGGTCCTGGTCGGCGCGCTCTCCTCGGTCTCCGCCTTCAAGGTCTTCACCGAGGTCTTCATGATCGCCGGTCCGACCGGCGGCCCCGGCGGCGCCGACACCACCCTGGTCATGCTCATCCAGCGGGCCGGCACCGGCCTCCAGGGCCGCACCGGCTACGCCTCCGCCATGTCGATCGTGCTGTTCCTGCTGACGCTGGTCCTGATGCTCCTCGTGCTGCGGGCCGACCGTAAGGACAAGGACTGA
- a CDS encoding ABC transporter substrate-binding protein, whose translation MSIHRSVAIRTAVGLGAALSLTLLTACGGGGSGKGSATDGKIEGEIKFQTWNLRANFKDYFEGVIKDFEKANPGAKVKWVDQPADNYADKLSADATAGTLPDVVNLSPDLAYPLAKAGTLLNLDKDKVAAKFKPEYLDGAWHGFDMPGLDGSYAFPWYLNTGPLFYNKAMFKDAGLDADKAPKTFDELFADAAQLGQKGKATLAQPPTVEDFGRYGVEIMSKDGTKFTFNDAKGVEFLTKYQTMFKEGGLHKQALTLTAETAGQKFLQQEVAMNPGSAHDLETFKKSAPSLYSSLGITDVPTNTGKQNMYLQGLSVNSGSKNTATALAFAHFVTDQKNQEDFGHKVAVFPSTKGSLDKEYWTKSDGSEEGKIRVASAKMLPTAVNYTPVLFSDEMKTILRNEIAKCLQGKESSKEALDSAAAQMTKLIQQK comes from the coding sequence ATGTCCATTCATCGCAGTGTCGCGATCCGGACGGCCGTCGGTCTCGGCGCGGCCCTCTCGCTCACCCTGCTCACCGCGTGCGGTGGCGGCGGGAGCGGAAAGGGCTCGGCCACCGACGGGAAGATCGAGGGCGAGATCAAGTTCCAGACCTGGAACCTCCGAGCCAACTTCAAGGACTACTTCGAAGGCGTCATCAAGGACTTCGAGAAAGCGAACCCCGGCGCCAAGGTGAAGTGGGTGGACCAGCCCGCCGACAACTACGCCGACAAGCTGAGCGCGGACGCCACCGCCGGCACCCTCCCCGATGTCGTGAACCTCTCCCCGGACCTCGCTTATCCGCTCGCCAAGGCCGGCACCTTGCTCAACCTGGACAAGGACAAGGTCGCCGCGAAGTTCAAGCCCGAATACCTGGACGGCGCCTGGCACGGCTTCGACATGCCGGGGCTCGACGGCTCGTACGCCTTCCCCTGGTATCTGAACACCGGCCCGCTCTTCTACAACAAGGCCATGTTCAAGGACGCCGGGCTCGACGCCGACAAGGCCCCGAAGACCTTCGACGAACTCTTCGCGGACGCAGCCCAGTTGGGCCAGAAGGGCAAGGCGACCCTCGCGCAGCCGCCGACCGTCGAGGACTTCGGACGCTACGGCGTCGAGATCATGAGCAAGGACGGCACGAAGTTCACCTTCAACGACGCCAAGGGCGTCGAGTTCCTGACGAAGTATCAGACCATGTTCAAGGAGGGCGGACTGCACAAGCAGGCGCTGACGCTCACCGCCGAGACGGCCGGGCAGAAGTTCCTCCAGCAGGAGGTCGCCATGAACCCGGGCAGCGCCCATGACCTGGAGACCTTCAAGAAGTCCGCCCCCTCGCTCTACAGCAGCCTCGGCATCACCGACGTACCGACCAACACCGGCAAGCAGAACATGTACTTGCAGGGCCTCTCGGTGAACTCGGGGAGCAAGAACACCGCGACCGCGCTCGCCTTCGCCCACTTCGTCACGGACCAGAAGAACCAGGAGGACTTCGGCCACAAGGTCGCCGTCTTCCCCAGCACCAAGGGCTCGCTCGACAAGGAGTACTGGACGAAGTCCGACGGCAGCGAGGAGGGCAAGATCCGGGTCGCCTCGGCGAAGATGCTCCCCACCGCCGTCAACTACACGCCCGTGCTGTTCAGCGACGAGATGAAGACGATCCTGCGCAACGAGATCGCCAAGTGTCTCCAGGGCAAGGAGTCGTCCAAGGAGGCCCTGGACAGCGCGGCCGCCCAGATGACCAAGCTGATCCAGCAGAAGTGA
- a CDS encoding LacI family DNA-binding transcriptional regulator, whose translation MSEIESDAPPPRRPTMKDVAREAGVSTSAVSFALNDRPGVSDATRRRVIRVADRLGWRPSSAARALSGENAGAVGMVLARPADSLGGESFFLQLVSGIQASLAPRDQALVFQMVDDVQAECELYRRWWAQRRVDGVIVVDPRVSDPRPETLAVLGLPAVIIGGMEAPGNPGAPQLPRQARLSNIWADDSGAMDLIVRHLYGLGHRRIGHIAGTPGFAHTARRIASLRAAARRLGLDHAVSVTTDFTDRQGAKAARRLFSAPTPPTALICDNEVMAVAAVSVAAERGLLIPRDVSVVSWEDSPICHTLHPQLTALVRKADEFGGRAASELLALLDGSAPRQLQDPLPQLQPRESTGSPPGQ comes from the coding sequence ATGAGCGAGATCGAAAGCGATGCGCCGCCACCCCGCCGCCCGACGATGAAGGACGTGGCCAGAGAGGCCGGCGTCTCCACCAGCGCCGTCTCCTTCGCGCTCAACGACCGGCCGGGGGTGTCCGACGCGACCCGTCGGCGGGTCATACGGGTCGCGGACCGGCTCGGCTGGCGGCCCAGCTCGGCGGCGCGGGCGCTCTCGGGAGAGAACGCGGGCGCGGTGGGCATGGTGCTGGCCCGCCCGGCCGACAGCCTGGGCGGGGAGTCCTTCTTCCTCCAGCTCGTCTCGGGCATCCAGGCGAGCCTCGCGCCGCGCGACCAGGCGCTGGTCTTCCAGATGGTCGACGACGTCCAGGCGGAGTGCGAGCTGTACCGGCGCTGGTGGGCGCAGCGGCGGGTCGACGGGGTGATCGTGGTCGACCCCCGGGTCTCGGACCCCCGGCCCGAGACCCTCGCGGTACTCGGCCTGCCGGCCGTGATCATCGGCGGAATGGAGGCGCCGGGCAATCCGGGCGCGCCCCAACTCCCCCGCCAGGCACGGCTGTCCAACATCTGGGCCGACGACTCCGGGGCGATGGATCTGATCGTCCGTCATCTGTACGGCCTCGGCCACCGCCGCATCGGCCACATCGCGGGTACGCCGGGCTTCGCCCACACGGCTCGCCGGATCGCCTCGCTGCGTGCGGCGGCGCGGCGCCTCGGCCTCGATCACGCGGTGTCCGTGACCACGGACTTCACGGACCGCCAGGGCGCCAAGGCGGCCCGCCGCCTGTTCTCGGCGCCGACCCCGCCGACCGCCCTCATCTGCGACAACGAGGTGATGGCGGTGGCGGCGGTCAGCGTGGCGGCGGAGCGGGGGCTGCTGATCCCGAGGGACGTCTCGGTGGTGTCCTGGGAGGACTCCCCGATCTGCCACACGCTGCATCCCCAACTGACGGCGCTGGTCCGCAAGGCGGACGAGTTCGGCGGCCGGGCCGCGTCCGAACTCCTGGCCCTCCTCGACGGCAGCGCCCCCCGCCAACTCCAGGACCCACTGCCGCAGCTACAGCCCCGCGAAAGCACGGGGTCGCCTC